One part of the Vitis riparia cultivar Riparia Gloire de Montpellier isolate 1030 chromosome 6, EGFV_Vit.rip_1.0, whole genome shotgun sequence genome encodes these proteins:
- the LOC117916953 gene encoding phenylalanine N-monooxygenase-like, whose amino-acid sequence MADRNTPWHTETHHGEDGKVREREKQRRSVASLPVTTDSRDIVEMANTATKDHVLAHLNFVLLLFCVPILVIFTKFKSKTSTSSKGMHLPPGPAPWPLLRNLPDLLKNKPVFRWIHGFMKEMNTDIACIQLGNVHVIPVISPEISREFLKKHDAIFASRPVTMASEYSSGGFLTIAVVPKGTQWKKMRRVVASDVINEATFKWLHDKRVEEADNLVRFIYNQCKTFTSPSIINVRNTVRQYSGNVIRKMILNTRYFGEGKKDGGPGIEEEQHVESLFTVLAHLYAFSLADYFPWMRVLDLDGHEKTVRQAMNTIDKYHDPIVENRVKQWRNGGKKEAEDLLDIFLSIKDASGEPLLSLAEVKAQCTELMLAAVDNPSNAIEWAMAEMINQPEVLRKAVEEINRVVGKERLVQESDFEQLNYVKACAREAFRLYPIAPFNLPHVSTSDAVVAGYFIPKGSHVLLSRLGLGRNGRIWEEPLRFKPERHLSEGTGKMVELTEPDLRFISFGTGRRGCPGKATGSAMTVMLLARLLQGFTWSAPPGQKEIDLSESRNDLSLEKPLQAVAKPRLHASLYSAAYQ is encoded by the exons ATGGCAGACCGGAACACACCATGGCATACCGAAACACACCATGGTGAAGATGGGAaggtgagagaaagagagaaacaaCGTCGATCGGTAGCGTCACTACCGGTGACGACTGATAGTCGCGATATTGTTGAGATGG CTAATACTGCTACCAAAGACCATGTCTTGGCTCATCTCAACTTCGTCTTGCTGCTTTTCTGCGTACCCATCTTAGTCATCTTCACCAAATTCAAATCCAAGACCAGTACCAGCAGCAAGGGAATGCACCTTCCTCCAGGCCCAGCTCCATGGCCACTACTCCGAAATCTTCCTGACTTACTCAAGAACAAGCCAGTTTTCCGGTGGATACATGGATTCATGAAAGAAATGAACACCGATATTGCATGTATTCAGTTGGGCAACGTTCATGTTATACCGGTGATTTCTCCAGAGATTAGCAgagaatttttgaagaaacatgACGCAATATTTGCGTCCAGGCCTGTTACAATGGCGTCTGAGTATTCAAGCGGTGGCTTCTTGACAATAGCAGTGGTGCCAAAGGGAACGCagtggaagaagatgagaaggGTTGTTGCTTCTGATGTCATTAACGAAGCGACATTTAAGTGGCTGCATGACAAGAGAGTGGAAGAAGCCGACAATCTTGTTCGATTCATTTATAACCAGTGTAAAACCTTCACTAGCCCATCAATTATAAATGTAAGAAACACAGTCCGTCAATACAGTGGAAACGTCATTAGGAAGATGATCCTCAACACAAGATACTttggagaaggaaagaaagatggAGGACCTGGAATCGAAGAGGAACAACATGTTGAATCCCTCTTCACTGTACTTGCTCACCTCTATGCATTCTCTTTGGCTGATTACTTCCCATGGATGAGAGTGCTGGACTTAGATGGGCATGAGAAGACTGTAAGGCAGGCTATGAATACCATTGACAAGTACCATGATCCCATCGTGGAGAATAGAGTAAAACAATGGAGGAATGGGGGGAAGAAGGAGGCTGAGGACCTTCTAGACATTTTCCTTTCAATCAAGGATGCAAGTGGTGAACCACTGCTGTCTCTGGCAGAGGTCAAAGCCCAATGCACA GAGTTGATGCTTGCTGCAGTGGATAATCCATCAAACGCAATAGAGTGGGCAATGGCAGAGATGATCAATCAACCAGAGGTTTTGCGAAAGGCTGTGGAAGAAATAAATAGAGTGGTTGGAAAAGAGAGACTGGTTCAAGAATCGGACTTTGAGCAGCTCAACTATGTCAAGGCCTGTGCAAGGGAAGCATTTCGGCTGTACCCTATTGCACCCTTCAATCTCCCCCATGTCTCCACTAGTGATGCAGTTGTTGCTGGCTACTTTATTCCCAAAGGCAGTCATGTCCTCCTCAGCCGTCTGGGCCTGGGCCGGAACGGTAGAATCTGGGAAGAACCACTAAGGTTCAAACCGGAGAGGCATCTGAGTGAAGGTACAGGGAAAATGGTGGAGTTGACGGAGCCAGACCTTCGATTCATTTCCTTCGGCACTGGAAGACGTGGGTGCCCTGGAAAAGCAACGGGGTCTGCCATGACTGTGATGCTGCTAGCACGGCTTCTCCAAGGATTTACTTGGAGTGCACCACCGGGACAAAAGGAGATTGACCTCTCAGAATCAAGAAATGACCTCTCTCTGGAAAAACCACTGCAGGCCGTTGCAAAACCTCGTTTGCATGCATCCCTCTACTCAGCTGCttaccaataa
- the LOC117916652 gene encoding F-box/WD-40 repeat-containing protein At5g21040, giving the protein MAFECQESIEVCLVKNSIDSGEQQAGLSEFNSNFNHITSIFDAKSQLETETAHRESGVVCLLKNSIEERAGLSQFSPDSDHNTLIHDSGKSQSEIEIGIQKPSPSNPKVNDTSGHYRRLITDLPSALISEILNCLDPKELGVVSCVSTVLNRLASEHSVWKDFYCERWGAPVVSGFSDEKSWRELFMEREFRSKTFRGRFSIDVLYGHTEAVRAVFLLASAKLIFTSGYDSIVRMWDMEEGLSIACSRPLGCTIRAVAADKKLLLAGGSDGFIHCWRAVEGLSCLFDLVGSQNLSTELRIWEHEGPVTCLALDIKRIYSGSWDMTVRIWDRSSFKVVKVLRHTDWVWGLVPRDTTVASTSGSDVYVWDSDSGTLLTIISNAHVGNAYALARSHTGDFLFTGGEDGAIHMFEVVSDCMERNVSEVSTWIPHSGPVHSLAFEFPWLVSASADGRMSLIDVRKLLQTWKPSLGKNVSKVRHRDHKSVEPPQRMLHGFGCNLFSVDIGADRIVCGGEEGVVRIWNFSQALEAEQRARALRGIRLENRMRRRRLQIELTSKGSRTDQCSVAANKNPINGDRSGVWHNKRGMSGRMKA; this is encoded by the coding sequence atggcattTGAATGCCAAGAGAGTATAGAGGtttgtttggtgaaaaattCAATAGATTCTGGTGAACAACAGGCTGGATTGAGTGagtttaattccaattttaatCATATCACTTCAATTTTTGATGCCAAATCTCAATTGGAAACCGAAACTGCACACCGAGAAAGTGGAGTGGTTTGTTTGTTGAAGAATTCAATTGAAGAACGGGCTGGATTGAGTCAGTTTAGTCCCGATTCTGATCACAATACTTTAATACATGACTCGGGAAAATCTCAATCGGAAATTGAAATCGGAATCCAAAAGCCTTCACCTTCAAACCCCAAAGTTAACGACACTTCAGGACATTATCGTAGGTTGATAACTGATCTTCCGTCCGCGTTGATATCGGAAATTCTTAATTGCCTTGACCCGAAAGAGCTTGGTGTGGTTTCGTGTGTCTCAACTGTTCTCAATAGGCTAGCGTCCGAGCACTCCGTTTGGAAAGATTTCTATTGTGAGAGGTGGGGAGCTCCGGTTGTTTCGGGGTTTTCAGATGAGAAATCATGGAGGGAATTGTTTATGGAGAGGGAGTTTAGGAGCAAAACCTTTAGGGGACGATTTAGCATTGATGTTCTGTATGGTCACACTGAGGCGGTTCGAGCTGTTTTCCTTTTGGCCTCTGCAAAGCTCATTTTCACTTCTGGGTATGATTCCATTGTTCGAATGTGGGATATGGAAGAAGGGTTGTCAATTGCGTGTTCACGGCCTCTCGGTTGCACAATAAGAGCAGTGGCTGCGGATAAGAAACTGTTGCTTGCGGGGGGTAGTGATGGGTTTATTCATTGTTGGAGAGCTGTAGAGGGGCTCTCTTGCTTGTTTGACCTTGTGGGTTCTCAAAACCTGAGTACTGAGCTCCGAATTTGGGAACATGAAGGTCCTGTGACTTGTCTTGCTTTGGATATTAAGAGAATTTATAGTGGCTCATGGGACATGACTGTGCGCATATGGGACCGTTCTTCGTTTAAGGTTGTAAAGGTCTTGAGGCACACAGACTGGGTTTGGGGCCTTGTTCCTCGTGATACTACAGTTGCTAGCACTTCTGGCTCAGATGTGTATGTTTGGGACAGTGATAGTGGGACTCTGCTGACGATAATCTCTAATGCTCATGTGGGTAATGCTTATGCTTTGGCACGGAGCCACACAGGGGATTTCCTATTCACTGGGGGAGAAGATGGGGCAATACATATGTTTGAGGTCGTGAGTGATTGCATGGAAAGGAATGTATCGGAGGTTTCAACGTGGATTCCTCATTCTGGTCCTGTTCATTCCCTGGCATTTGAGTTTCCCTGGCTTGTTTCAGCTTCAGCTGATGGGAGGATGTCACTGATTGATGTGAGAAAGCTTTTGCAAACTTGGAAGCCTTCCTTAGGGAAGAATGTTTCCAAGGTTAGGCACAGGGACCACAAAAGTGTGGAGCCGCCTCAAAGGATGTTACATGGGTTTGGCTGCAATTTATTCTCAGTGGACATTGGTGCAGATCGTATTGTCTGTGGAGGTGAGGAAGGTGTGGTTAGAATTTGGAACTTCTCACAAGCTTTAGAAGCAGAGCAGAGGGCCCGCGCTTTAAGAGGAATACGTCTAGAAAACAGGATGAGGCGGCGTAGGCTTCAAATAGAGCTGACTAGTAAGGGTAGTCGAACTGATCAATGTTCAGTTGCAGCCAATAAGAATCCTATTAATGGTGATAGGAGTGGTGTGTGGCATAATAAGCGGGGAATGAGTGGCAGGATGAAAGCATAG
- the LOC117916595 gene encoding GDSL esterase/lipase At1g71250-like, whose translation MKVKKKAIVVIVFTLKVLIMMSSVSSAALYLLGDSSVDCGDNTLFYPIFHHNLSLHPCNGSDSSLLPHFLAEKMGFPYTPPFLTQNGTLQGLLNGLNFGSAQAAIMNVPTGNHPLQSLNQQLRQVFETFQLLELQLSPENAHHFIKSSVFYLSFGKDDYTNLFLRNSSGIRFKYGGHAFAHVLVNEMVRVMRNLYAANVRKIVCMGILPLGCAPRILWERHNTTDIGVGDATRECVGEVNLRVLEYNTMLEERVVELNSELSEAQIVFCDVYQGIMKIIENPTRYGFEEVKMACCGLGPYGGMAGCADPGLACHDASTHVWWDLYNPTPAVNSLLADSAWFGQPMPNICRPVTVQELATAPILPRLV comes from the exons atgaaggTGAAGAAGAAGGCAATAGTGGTAATTGTTTTTACGTTGAAGGTGTTGATAATGATGAGTAGTGTTTCAAGCGCTGCACTGTATCTATTGGGTGATTCCTCTGTTGATTGTGGGGACAACACTCTCTTCTACCCTATTTTCCACCACAATCTCTCTTTACATCCTTGTAATGGCTCTGATTCCTCCcttcttcctcattttcttg CTGAGAAGATGGGCTTCCCATATACTCCTCCATTCTTGACTCAGAATGGAACACTGCAAGGACTATTGAATGGCCTCAACTTTGGATCCGCACAAGCCGCTATCATGAACGTCCCCACCGGCAACCACCCTCTCCAGTCTCTAAACCAGCAGCTCCGCCAAGTCTTCGAGACCTTTCAGCTGTTGGAGCTGCAGCTTAGCCCCGAAAATGCCCACCACTTCATCAAATCCTCAGTCTTCTACCTCTCCTTTGGCAAAGATGACTACACCAATCTCTTCCTCCGCAACTCCTCAGGCATAAGGTTCAAGTATGGCGGCCACGCCTTTGCTCATGTTCTCGTGAACGAGATGGTCCGCGTTATGAGGAATCTCTACGCTGCCAACGTGAGGAAAATCGTATGTATGGGGATACTGCCTTTGGGGTGTGCCCCACGTATATTGTGGGAGCGGCATAACACTACTGATATTGGTGTTGGCGATGCAACAAGGGAATGTGTTGGGGAGGTCAATTTGCGGGTCTTGGAATACAATACAATGCTGGAGGAGCGGGTTGTTGAACTCAATTCAGAGTTGTCGGAGGCCCAGATAGTCTTCTGTGATGTGTACCAAGGAATTATGAAGATCATTGAAAACCCCACACGCTATG GGTTCGAAGAAGTGAAGATGGCATGCTGTGGACTTGGTCCATATGGAGGGATGGCGGGGTGTGCGGATCCGGGGCTAGCCTGCCACGATGCTTCAACTCATGTGTGGTGGGATTTATACAACCCCACACCAGCAGTCAACTCATTGCTGGCTGATTCTGCTTGGTTCGGCCAACCAATGCCTAACATTTGTCGTCCTGTCACAGTTCAGGAACTCGCTACGGCTCCAATACTGCCGCGTTTAGTCTGA